The Vitis riparia cultivar Riparia Gloire de Montpellier isolate 1030 chromosome 3, EGFV_Vit.rip_1.0, whole genome shotgun sequence genome includes a region encoding these proteins:
- the LOC117911032 gene encoding putative disease resistance protein RGA1 — protein MSADHLQFLKNKFILDLEDAEEEHSGENEIPLRSHFLQIRDVLEAKDITASTPIRLKNCLYNVISALEDCVVLSEKRESRQKKDGPMHGYTVGEHWLLCKTRRLLMQIKRKLRATADTIIPGMADMATSSSFTSLPLIPRPNSLNFDYSDFPGFQEIGIVGIGGSGKTTLAQMVFAYQSNRRYSRDYRIWICLFPKLSGDVEFKEVIKDMLMQCEEAAVVDDGVEVEELLENLGKALKGKRYLMVLDGIWDINIHWYFKLKDKLKSVNGEGGGGDGDGLVIITSRLPRKARMMVGPRNLYHMQLPSTSIEEIWFCRYFFSFQLLPRYRLKLKDEVIEQCHGLLLATHILAAVIGDQILGTK, from the exons ATGTCTGCTGATCATTTGCAGTTCTTGAAGAACAAGTTCATTCTGGACTTGGAAGACGCGGAGGAGGAACACAGCGGAGAAAATGAGATCCCCCTTCGCTCTCATTTTCTACAGATTAGAGATGTGTTGGAAGCAAAGGACATCACCGCATCCACACCCATTAGATTGAAGAATTGTCTATACAACGTCATCAGCGCATTAGAAGACTGCGTGGTGTTGTCGGAGAAGCGTGAATCCCGACAGAAGAAGGATGGTCCGATGCATGGATACACTGTGGGGGAGCATTGGCTTTTATGCAAAACCAGAAGGTTGTTGATGCAAATAAAGAGAAAGCTAAGGGCTACGGCTGATACGATTATTCCTGGTATGGCCGACATGGCCACAAGTTCATCCTTCACCTCCTTACCACTTATTCCAAGACCAAACTCTTTGAATTTTGATTACTCAGATTTTCCAG GATTTCAGGAAATTGGAATCGTGGGGATTGGGGGCTCGGGTAAAACCACTCTTGCCCAGATGGTTTTCGCTTATCAATCCAATCGGAGGTATTCCCGGGATTACAGAATTTGGATATGCTTATTCCCGAAACTGAGTGGAGATGTAGAGTTCAAGGAGGTGATAAAAGACATGTTGATGCAGTGTGAGGAAGCAGCAGTGGTGGATGATGGGGTAGAAGTAGAAGAGCTGTTGGAGAATCTTGGGAAAGCTTTGAAGGGTAAAAGGTATTTGATGGTGTTGGACGGCATCTGGGACATCAACATCCACTGGTATTTCAAGTTAAAGGACAAGTTGAAATCTGTAAATGGTgagggtggtggtggtgatggtgatggtcTTGTTATCATCACAAGCCGACTCCCCCGCAAAGCAAGAATGATGGTGGGCCCTCGCAATTTGTATCACATGCAACTGCCATCAACATCAATAGAGGAAATATGGTTTTGCCGCTATTTCTTCTCATTCCAGTTACTTCCAAGATATAGGTTGAAGCTGAAGGATGAGGTTATAGAGCAATGTCATGGCCTCCTATTAGCAACGCACATATTGGCAGCAGTGATTGGCGACCAGATCCTGGGAACAAAGTAA